Proteins found in one Phocoena sinus isolate mPhoSin1 chromosome 19, mPhoSin1.pri, whole genome shotgun sequence genomic segment:
- the LOC116744030 gene encoding LOW QUALITY PROTEIN: zinc finger protein 154-like (The sequence of the model RefSeq protein was modified relative to this genomic sequence to represent the inferred CDS: inserted 2 bases in 1 codon), which translates to MALLIPQTPHSAEPLMDHALSFHTGKRPYECRECEKTFSCKNSLVQHQQVHTGEWPYECSECGKIFSYKHKLVQHLRLHTGEKXHECNECGKAFSYKLTAVQHQRIHTGERPYECSVCGKFFTQNSSLIVHQRIHTASQPYKCSICGRPFSNKPTLVQHQRIHSGERPYECSECGKFFCHSYKLAQHQRVCTGERPYECNECGKAFSNQLTLVLHQGIHTGERPYKCSECGKLFSQSSNLIVHQRIHTVVKPFECSECGKRFSQSSTLIKHQSSH; encoded by the exons ATGGCCCTGCTCATCCCACAGACTCCACATTCAGCAGAACCACTTATGGACCATGCACTG AGTTTCCACACTGGAAagaggccttatgagtgcagggAATGTGAGAAAACCTTCAGCTGCAAAAACTCACTTGTTCAGCACCAGCAAGTCCACACTGGAGAATGGCCttatgaatgcagtgaatgtgggaaaatcTTCAGTTATAAACACAAACTTGTTCAGCACCTGAGACTCCACACTGGAGAAAA CCATGAGtgcaatgaatgtgggaaagcttttagCTACAAACTCACAGCTGTTCAGCACCAGcgaattcacactggagaaaggccttatgagtgcagtgtaTGTGGGAAATTCTTTACTCAAAACTCCAGCCTTATTGTGcaccagagaattcacactgCCTCACAGCCTTATAAATGCAGTATATGTGGGAGACCTTTCAGCAACAAACCCACACTTGTTCAGCATCAGCGAATTCACAGTGGAGAAAgaccttatgagtgcagtgaatgtgggaaattcttCTGCCACAGCTACAAACTTGCTCAGCACCAGAGAGTCTGCACTGGAGAGAGGCCTTACGAATGCAAcgaatgtgggaaagcttttagCAACCAATTGACACTTGTTCTGCACCAGggaattcacactggagaaaggccttataagtgcagtgaatgtggcaAGTTGTTTAGCCAGAGCTCCAACCTTATTGTGCACCAGCGAATTCATACTGTAGTGAAGCCTtttgagtgcagtgaatgtgggaaacgTTTTAGCCAAAGCTCTACTCTCATTAAGCACCAGAGTTCACACtag
- the LOC116743533 gene encoding zinc finger protein 772-like isoform X3 has translation MLENFALMASLGCSHGMEEEEIHFEQSVSVKGVSQVTIPKTFPSSQKAHPCETCGPILKDVLYLAEHQETHPGQKPYMCLACGKHLCFSANLHHQKQHSGEKHCRRDEGRAFLVNSCSVQSLDMPFTTGEGCKDFSASSSIFQHHAPLSKWKPQSNTKCAEAFHSGQRHYKCNECGKAFSRKDSLVQHQRVHTGERPYECSECGKTFSRKPILAQHQRIHTGEMPYECGICGKVFNHSSNLIVHQRVHTGARPYKCSECGKAYSHKSTLVQHESIHTGERPYECSECGKYFGHKYRLIKHWSVHTGARPYECIACGKFFSQSSDLIAHQRVHNGEKPYVCSECGKAFSHKHVLVQHHRIHTGERPYKCSECGKAFRQRASLIRHWKVHAGERP, from the exons ATGCTGGAGAACTTTGCCCTTATGGCCTCACTGG GTTGTTCGCATggaatggaggaggaggagatacATTTTGAGCAGAGCGTTTCTGTAAAAGGAGTGTCACAGGTCACGATTCCTAAGACGTTTCCGTCTTCCCAGAAGGCCCACCCCTGTGAGACATGTGGCCCGATCTTGAAAGATGTTTTGTACTTGGCTGAGCACCAGGAAACACACCCTGGGCAAAAACCATACATGTGTTTGGCATGTGGGAAACACCTCTGTTTCAGTGCAAACCTTCACCACCAGAAGCAGCACAGTGGAGAGAAACACTGCAGAAGGGATGAGGGTAGGGCCTTTCTTGTGAACAGCTGCTCTGTCCAATCATTGGACATGCCCTTTACCACAGGGGAGGGTTGTAAGGACTTCTCAGCTAGCTCAAGCATATTCCAGCACCATGCTCCTCTTAGTAAGTGGAAGCCACAAAGTAACACCAAGTGTGCAGAGGCCTTTCACAGTGGACAAAGGCATTACAAGtgcaatgaatgtgggaaagccttcagccGTAAAGACTCACTTGTTCAGCACCAGAGAgtccacactggagaaaggccttatgagtgcagtgagtGTGGGAAAACGTTCAGCCGCAAACCCATACTTGCGCAGCACCAGAGGATCCACACTGGAGAAATGCCTTATGAGTGTGGCATATGTGGGAAAGTTTTTAATCATAGCTCTAACCTTATTGTACACCAGAGAGTCCATACTGGAGCAAGACCTTAcaaatgcagtgaatgtgggaaagcctacAGTCACAAATCCACACTTGTTCAGCATGAGAGTATCCatactggagaaaggccttatgagtgcagcgAATGTGGGAAATACTTTGGTCACAAATACAGACTCATTAAGCACTGGAGTGTTCATACTGGGgcaaggccttatgagtgcattGCATGTGGGAAGTTCTTCAGCCAAAGTTCCGACCTTATTGCACACCAGAGAGTTCACAATGGCGAAAAGCCATATGTGTGCAGTGAGTGTGGAAAAGCCTTTAGCCACAAACATGTGCTTGTTCAGCACCATAGAATCCACACTGGAGAAAGACCGTATAAGTGCAGTgagtgtgggaaggccttcaggCAAAGAGCTTCCCTCATCAGACATTGGAAAGTTCATGCTGGAGAAAGGCCTTAG
- the LOC116743533 gene encoding zinc finger protein 772-like isoform X2, which produces MDAGMKRPAVTQWIISSLFSPLLGCSHGMEEEEIHFEQSVSVKGVSQVTIPKTFPSSQKAHPCETCGPILKDVLYLAEHQETHPGQKPYMCLACGKHLCFSANLHHQKQHSGEKHCRRDEGRAFLVNSCSVQSLDMPFTTGEGCKDFSASSSIFQHHAPLSKWKPQSNTKCAEAFHSGQRHYKCNECGKAFSRKDSLVQHQRVHTGERPYECSECGKTFSRKPILAQHQRIHTGEMPYECGICGKVFNHSSNLIVHQRVHTGARPYKCSECGKAYSHKSTLVQHESIHTGERPYECSECGKYFGHKYRLIKHWSVHTGARPYECIACGKFFSQSSDLIAHQRVHNGEKPYVCSECGKAFSHKHVLVQHHRIHTGERPYKCSECGKAFRQRASLIRHWKVHAGERP; this is translated from the exons ATGGATGCAGGCATGAAGCGTCCTGCTGTCACCCAGTGGATCATCTCCAGTTTGTTCTCTCCGTTACTGG GTTGTTCGCATggaatggaggaggaggagatacATTTTGAGCAGAGCGTTTCTGTAAAAGGAGTGTCACAGGTCACGATTCCTAAGACGTTTCCGTCTTCCCAGAAGGCCCACCCCTGTGAGACATGTGGCCCGATCTTGAAAGATGTTTTGTACTTGGCTGAGCACCAGGAAACACACCCTGGGCAAAAACCATACATGTGTTTGGCATGTGGGAAACACCTCTGTTTCAGTGCAAACCTTCACCACCAGAAGCAGCACAGTGGAGAGAAACACTGCAGAAGGGATGAGGGTAGGGCCTTTCTTGTGAACAGCTGCTCTGTCCAATCATTGGACATGCCCTTTACCACAGGGGAGGGTTGTAAGGACTTCTCAGCTAGCTCAAGCATATTCCAGCACCATGCTCCTCTTAGTAAGTGGAAGCCACAAAGTAACACCAAGTGTGCAGAGGCCTTTCACAGTGGACAAAGGCATTACAAGtgcaatgaatgtgggaaagccttcagccGTAAAGACTCACTTGTTCAGCACCAGAGAgtccacactggagaaaggccttatgagtgcagtgagtGTGGGAAAACGTTCAGCCGCAAACCCATACTTGCGCAGCACCAGAGGATCCACACTGGAGAAATGCCTTATGAGTGTGGCATATGTGGGAAAGTTTTTAATCATAGCTCTAACCTTATTGTACACCAGAGAGTCCATACTGGAGCAAGACCTTAcaaatgcagtgaatgtgggaaagcctacAGTCACAAATCCACACTTGTTCAGCATGAGAGTATCCatactggagaaaggccttatgagtgcagcgAATGTGGGAAATACTTTGGTCACAAATACAGACTCATTAAGCACTGGAGTGTTCATACTGGGgcaaggccttatgagtgcattGCATGTGGGAAGTTCTTCAGCCAAAGTTCCGACCTTATTGCACACCAGAGAGTTCACAATGGCGAAAAGCCATATGTGTGCAGTGAGTGTGGAAAAGCCTTTAGCCACAAACATGTGCTTGTTCAGCACCATAGAATCCACACTGGAGAAAGACCGTATAAGTGCAGTgagtgtgggaaggccttcaggCAAAGAGCTTCCCTCATCAGACATTGGAAAGTTCATGCTGGAGAAAGGCCTTAG
- the LOC116743541 gene encoding NADH dehydrogenase [ubiquinone] 1 beta subcomplex subunit 1 — protein sequence MMNLLQIVRDHWVHILVPVGFVVGCYLDRKNDEKLIAFRNKSLLYKRELRPSEEVTWK from the coding sequence ATGATGAACTTACTTCAGATTGTGCGTGACCACTGGGTACATATACTTGTCCCTGTGGGATTTGTCGTTGGATGTTACCTAGACAGAAAGAATGATGAAAAGCTAATTGCCTTCCGGAACAAGAGTCTGTTATATAAAAGGGAATTAAGACCCAGTGAAGAAGTCACCTGGAAGTAA
- the LOC116743533 gene encoding zinc finger protein 772-like isoform X1, translated as MDPAQGKVNFEDVFVYFSQEEWGLLDEAQRLLYREVMLENFALMASLGCSHGMEEEEIHFEQSVSVKGVSQVTIPKTFPSSQKAHPCETCGPILKDVLYLAEHQETHPGQKPYMCLACGKHLCFSANLHHQKQHSGEKHCRRDEGRAFLVNSCSVQSLDMPFTTGEGCKDFSASSSIFQHHAPLSKWKPQSNTKCAEAFHSGQRHYKCNECGKAFSRKDSLVQHQRVHTGERPYECSECGKTFSRKPILAQHQRIHTGEMPYECGICGKVFNHSSNLIVHQRVHTGARPYKCSECGKAYSHKSTLVQHESIHTGERPYECSECGKYFGHKYRLIKHWSVHTGARPYECIACGKFFSQSSDLIAHQRVHNGEKPYVCSECGKAFSHKHVLVQHHRIHTGERPYKCSECGKAFRQRASLIRHWKVHAGERP; from the exons ATGGACCCGGCTCAG GGGAAAGTGAACTTTGAGGACGTGTTCGTGTACTTCTCCCAGGAGGAGTGGGGGCTCCTTGATGAGGCTCAGAGGCTCCTGTACCGCGAAGTGATGCTGGAGAACTTTGCCCTTATGGCCTCACTGG GTTGTTCGCATggaatggaggaggaggagatacATTTTGAGCAGAGCGTTTCTGTAAAAGGAGTGTCACAGGTCACGATTCCTAAGACGTTTCCGTCTTCCCAGAAGGCCCACCCCTGTGAGACATGTGGCCCGATCTTGAAAGATGTTTTGTACTTGGCTGAGCACCAGGAAACACACCCTGGGCAAAAACCATACATGTGTTTGGCATGTGGGAAACACCTCTGTTTCAGTGCAAACCTTCACCACCAGAAGCAGCACAGTGGAGAGAAACACTGCAGAAGGGATGAGGGTAGGGCCTTTCTTGTGAACAGCTGCTCTGTCCAATCATTGGACATGCCCTTTACCACAGGGGAGGGTTGTAAGGACTTCTCAGCTAGCTCAAGCATATTCCAGCACCATGCTCCTCTTAGTAAGTGGAAGCCACAAAGTAACACCAAGTGTGCAGAGGCCTTTCACAGTGGACAAAGGCATTACAAGtgcaatgaatgtgggaaagccttcagccGTAAAGACTCACTTGTTCAGCACCAGAGAgtccacactggagaaaggccttatgagtgcagtgagtGTGGGAAAACGTTCAGCCGCAAACCCATACTTGCGCAGCACCAGAGGATCCACACTGGAGAAATGCCTTATGAGTGTGGCATATGTGGGAAAGTTTTTAATCATAGCTCTAACCTTATTGTACACCAGAGAGTCCATACTGGAGCAAGACCTTAcaaatgcagtgaatgtgggaaagcctacAGTCACAAATCCACACTTGTTCAGCATGAGAGTATCCatactggagaaaggccttatgagtgcagcgAATGTGGGAAATACTTTGGTCACAAATACAGACTCATTAAGCACTGGAGTGTTCATACTGGGgcaaggccttatgagtgcattGCATGTGGGAAGTTCTTCAGCCAAAGTTCCGACCTTATTGCACACCAGAGAGTTCACAATGGCGAAAAGCCATATGTGTGCAGTGAGTGTGGAAAAGCCTTTAGCCACAAACATGTGCTTGTTCAGCACCATAGAATCCACACTGGAGAAAGACCGTATAAGTGCAGTgagtgtgggaaggccttcaggCAAAGAGCTTCCCTCATCAGACATTGGAAAGTTCATGCTGGAGAAAGGCCTTAG